Proteins encoded together in one Miscanthus floridulus cultivar M001 chromosome 16, ASM1932011v1, whole genome shotgun sequence window:
- the LOC136511855 gene encoding uncharacterized protein, which translates to MPVSSSHNKPPSCVTCGILAPCRRALTRLFRVPVSAALSVRAFRFRNLRKAAARMSPRRRRCRKTFRSVRAVFWPLVPTSTTPATSTAEGEAARGAVPAPQAVVHETPVIAPVSSPETPAYMKVVTRLRSERSAASGGGEDGDKEEEEACRSFESCLMEMLVEEGKARDLQDVEELLRCWERLKSPVFVDLVCRFYGELCNDLFPTPGVNEVDIGGSGGDGSESTSGA; encoded by the coding sequence ATGCCTGTTTCCTCGTCTCATAACAAACCGCCTTCCTGCGTGACATGCGGCATCCTCGCGCCATGCCGGCGAGCACTCACGCGGCTGTTCCGCGTCCCGGTATCCGCTGCGCTCTCCGTCAGGGCCTTCCGCTTCCGTAACCTCCGGAAGGCAGCGGCCAGGATGAGCCCACGCCGCCGTCGCTGCCGCAAGACGTTCCGGTCGGTGCGCGCTGTCTTCTGGCCGCTCGTCCCGACGTCGACCACGCCGGCGACCTCTACAGCAGAAGGCGAGGCCGCGCGGGGGGCAGTACCGGCACCGCAAGCAGTGGTGCACGAGACTCCGGTGATCGCGCCGGTGTCGTCCCCAGAGACTCCCGCTTACATGAAGGTGGTGACGCGGCTGCGGTCAGAGAGGAGCGCTGCTAGCGGAGGCGGAGAGGACGgggacaaggaagaggaggaggcgTGCCGGAGCTTCGAGAGCTGTCTGATGGAGAtgctggtggaggaggggaaAGCGAGGGACCTGCAGGACGTGGAGGAGCTCCTGCGGTGTTGGGAGCGGCTCAAGTCGCCGGTCTTCGTCGACCTGGTGTGCAGGTTCTATGGCGAACTCTGCAATGACCTGTTCCCCACGCCAGGGGTAAACGAAGTTGAcatcggcggcagcggcggcgacggctcCGAGTCCACGTCCGGCGCTTGA